A portion of the Chromobacterium sp. IIBBL 290-4 genome contains these proteins:
- a CDS encoding type II CAAX prenyl endopeptidase Rce1 family protein, protein MRQALKAMPQAERQALTVLLVSSLCMVWLQYPANRYWMLQTLALALPQAADWFRAAVVHNPHTELFRVAYWALASIAGYVALPLLHIRLKGGKLADYGIAMPDRATLRADLKLFPLFYGLMLPLVWWASAQPGFLAVYPFFRLSPGETLWPHWLLWEMLYFAQFAALEFFFRGYMVHGLKPRLGWLAVFVMIIPYCMIHFEKPALESLAAIIAGAALGLLSYRYKSIWLGVALHCSVALTMDLMALWRKGLL, encoded by the coding sequence ATGCGCCAAGCGCTCAAGGCCATGCCCCAGGCCGAACGCCAGGCTTTGACCGTATTGCTGGTCAGCAGCCTGTGCATGGTCTGGCTGCAATATCCGGCCAACCGCTACTGGATGCTGCAAACACTGGCCCTGGCCTTGCCGCAGGCGGCCGATTGGTTCCGCGCCGCCGTGGTGCATAATCCGCATACCGAGCTGTTCCGCGTCGCCTATTGGGCGCTGGCCAGCATCGCCGGCTATGTCGCGCTGCCGCTGCTGCACATCCGGCTGAAAGGCGGCAAGCTGGCCGACTATGGCATCGCCATGCCGGACCGCGCCACGCTGCGCGCCGACCTGAAACTGTTTCCGCTGTTCTACGGCTTGATGCTGCCGCTGGTATGGTGGGCATCGGCGCAGCCCGGCTTTCTCGCCGTCTATCCTTTCTTCCGCTTGAGTCCGGGAGAAACGCTGTGGCCGCACTGGCTGCTGTGGGAGATGTTGTATTTCGCCCAATTCGCCGCGCTGGAGTTTTTCTTCCGCGGCTATATGGTGCACGGGCTCAAGCCCAGGCTGGGCTGGCTGGCCGTGTTCGTGATGATCATTCCTTATTGCATGATCCATTTCGAAAAACCCGCGCTGGAAAGCCTGGCCGCCATCATAGCCGGCGCGGCGCTGGGCTTGCTCAGCTACCGCTATAAATCAATCTGGCTGGGCGTGGCGCTGCATTGCAGCGTGGCGCTGACCATGGACCTGATGGCGCTGTGGCGCAAGGGTCTGCTGTAA
- the murJ gene encoding murein biosynthesis integral membrane protein MurJ — MNLLKALAAVSSMTMVSRVLGLVRDTLVARIFGAGMAADAFNAAFKIPNMLRRLFAEGAFSQAFVPILGEYKQNKTHEETREFVAKVTGVLGSVLLLVTAIGMLAAPAIMWISAPGFYREPAKAALFADILRVSFPYIFFISLSSMTGSVLNSWGKFSIPAFTPTFLNVSFIVFALAFTHYFHPPIMAMAWAVFVGGLIQLVWQLPFLKQIGMLAKPTLAFRDPAVWRVIKQMGPAIFGVSVAQISLLINSTFASFLPTGSVSWMYYADRLMEFPSGVLGVALGTILLPSLSKHAASKSEAEFSVLLDWGIRLSLLLAVPATVGLGLLSGPLLYTMFMYGKFTAHDALMSQQAVIAYSFGLLGLILVKVLAPGFYARQDIKTPVRIALMTLVSTQLMNLVFVFPLKHAGLALSIGLASCINAGLLLYTLQRRGIYQPESGWKSFLSKLATAIAAMAASLLAAQWLLPIDWHGHAWQRVLWLLLLVIIGALVYFAVLFALGFRPRQFMRREH; from the coding sequence ATGAATCTGCTCAAGGCCCTGGCTGCAGTCAGCAGCATGACCATGGTTTCCCGCGTGCTCGGCCTGGTCCGCGACACGCTGGTCGCCCGCATTTTCGGCGCCGGCATGGCCGCCGACGCTTTCAACGCCGCATTCAAGATACCCAATATGCTGCGCCGCCTGTTCGCCGAAGGCGCGTTTTCACAGGCTTTCGTGCCCATTCTCGGCGAATACAAGCAAAACAAAACCCATGAGGAAACCCGCGAATTCGTCGCCAAGGTGACCGGCGTGCTGGGTTCGGTGCTGCTGCTGGTGACGGCGATAGGCATGCTGGCCGCCCCCGCCATCATGTGGATTTCGGCGCCGGGCTTCTACCGCGAGCCGGCCAAGGCGGCCCTGTTCGCCGACATTCTGCGGGTGTCGTTTCCCTATATCTTTTTCATTTCGCTGTCCTCGATGACCGGCAGCGTGCTGAACAGCTGGGGCAAGTTTTCCATCCCGGCCTTCACGCCCACCTTTCTGAACGTCAGCTTCATCGTGTTCGCGCTGGCCTTCACCCACTACTTCCATCCTCCCATCATGGCGATGGCCTGGGCGGTGTTCGTCGGCGGCCTGATCCAGCTGGTGTGGCAGCTGCCCTTCCTGAAGCAGATAGGCATGCTGGCCAAACCTACCCTGGCCTTCCGCGATCCGGCGGTATGGCGGGTGATCAAGCAGATGGGGCCGGCCATTTTCGGCGTGTCGGTGGCGCAGATCTCCTTGCTGATCAACTCCACCTTCGCCTCCTTCCTGCCCACCGGCAGCGTGTCGTGGATGTATTACGCCGACCGGCTGATGGAGTTCCCCTCCGGCGTGCTGGGCGTGGCGCTCGGCACCATCTTGCTGCCTTCGCTGTCCAAACACGCGGCCAGCAAATCCGAAGCCGAATTCAGCGTGCTGCTGGACTGGGGCATACGCCTGTCGCTGCTGCTGGCGGTGCCGGCCACCGTCGGCCTGGGCCTGCTGTCCGGGCCGCTGCTCTACACCATGTTCATGTACGGCAAGTTCACCGCGCATGACGCGCTGATGTCGCAGCAGGCGGTGATCGCTTACTCCTTCGGCCTCTTGGGCCTGATTCTGGTGAAAGTGCTGGCGCCCGGCTTCTATGCCCGCCAGGACATCAAAACCCCGGTGCGCATCGCGCTGATGACCTTGGTCTCCACCCAGCTCATGAACCTGGTCTTCGTCTTCCCGCTCAAGCATGCCGGCCTGGCGCTGTCCATCGGCCTGGCCTCCTGCATCAATGCCGGCCTGCTGCTGTACACGCTGCAAAGACGCGGCATCTACCAGCCGGAAAGCGGCTGGAAGAGCTTCCTGTCCAAGCTGGCCACCGCCATCGCCGCCATGGCCGCTTCGCTGCTGGCCGCGCAATGGCTGCTGCCGATAGACTGGCACGGCCACGCCTGGCAACGCGTGCTGTGGCTGCTGCTGCTGGTAATCATAGGCGCGCTGGTCTATTTCGCCGTGCTCTTCGCGCTGGGCTTCCGTCCGCGCCAATTCATGCGCCGCGAGCATTGA
- the rpsT gene encoding 30S ribosomal protein S20: MANSAQARKRARTALKQRAHNASLRTAFRTAVKKVLKAIEAGDKAAARVVFQASEKVIDRIADKGVFHKNKAARHKSRLSAQIKAMA; encoded by the coding sequence ATGGCTAACAGCGCACAAGCTCGCAAGCGTGCACGCACAGCCCTTAAGCAGCGCGCGCACAACGCCAGCCTGCGTACTGCGTTCCGTACCGCAGTTAAGAAAGTGCTCAAGGCTATCGAAGCCGGTGACAAGGCCGCCGCTCGCGTGGTGTTCCAAGCTTCCGAAAAAGTCATCGACCGCATCGCTGACAAGGGCGTGTTCCACAAGAACAAGGCTGCTCGTCATAAGAGCCGTCTGTCCGCCCAGATCAAGGCTATGGCCTAA
- a CDS encoding acetate/propionate family kinase, translating into MTPCLLAINAGSSTLKFRAFSADGQTLLARGMVDRFGSKEAKLQLSDARGQPQTERPLDDASHQAALAAVLNSLADQQLQVRAVVHRVVHGGKRYHEPIRIDAAARAALDEYIPLAPLHQPVSLEVVDAFQELDDRLPQIACFDTAFHASQPEVATRFGIARHWHDEGVRRYGFHGLSYAAISRRLPELNLAHGKVVVCHLGNGASACAIESGKSIASSMGFSAVDGLMMGSRPGYIDPEVILYWQEHEGMGVKDVRRELYKNSGLLGVSGVSADMRELLDSELPAAREAVELFCYRAAREVASLAGALRGLDAVIFTAGIGEHSAEVRGRILQQLAWLGFELDHAANLAHSRRLTTQNSRLPAYALPTDEEGEMARQAARLL; encoded by the coding sequence ATGACGCCCTGCCTGCTGGCCATCAACGCCGGCTCGTCCACGCTGAAGTTCCGCGCCTTCTCCGCCGATGGCCAGACGCTGCTGGCGCGCGGCATGGTGGACCGTTTCGGCAGCAAAGAGGCGAAGCTGCAGCTGTCCGACGCCAGAGGCCAGCCGCAAACCGAAAGGCCGCTGGACGACGCCTCCCATCAAGCGGCCCTGGCCGCGGTGCTGAACAGCCTGGCCGACCAGCAGCTGCAAGTGCGCGCCGTGGTTCACCGCGTGGTGCACGGCGGCAAGCGCTACCATGAGCCCATCCGCATCGACGCCGCGGCGCGGGCGGCGCTGGATGAGTACATTCCGCTGGCGCCGCTGCATCAGCCGGTGAGCCTGGAGGTGGTGGACGCGTTTCAGGAACTGGACGACAGGCTGCCGCAGATCGCCTGCTTCGACACCGCCTTCCACGCCAGCCAGCCGGAAGTGGCCACCCGTTTCGGCATCGCCCGCCACTGGCACGATGAAGGCGTGCGCCGCTATGGCTTCCATGGCCTCTCCTACGCCGCCATCTCCCGCCGGCTGCCGGAGTTGAATCTGGCCCACGGCAAGGTGGTGGTCTGCCACCTGGGCAACGGCGCCAGCGCCTGCGCCATCGAATCGGGCAAGAGCATCGCCTCCAGCATGGGCTTCTCGGCGGTGGACGGCCTGATGATGGGCAGCCGCCCCGGCTATATCGACCCGGAAGTGATCCTGTACTGGCAAGAGCATGAAGGCATGGGCGTCAAGGATGTGCGGCGCGAGCTGTACAAGAATTCCGGCCTGCTGGGCGTATCGGGCGTATCGGCCGATATGCGCGAACTGCTGGATAGCGAATTGCCGGCCGCGCGCGAGGCGGTGGAGCTGTTCTGCTATCGCGCCGCGCGCGAGGTGGCCAGCCTGGCCGGCGCGCTCAGGGGCCTGGACGCGGTAATCTTCACCGCAGGCATCGGCGAGCACTCGGCCGAGGTGCGCGGCCGGATTCTGCAGCAGCTGGCCTGGCTGGGCTTCGAGCTGGACCATGCCGCCAATCTTGCGCACTCCCGTCGCCTCACCACGCAGAACAGCCGCCTGCCGGCCTATGCGCTGCCCACCGACGAAGAGGGCGAAATGGCGCGCCAGGCCGCGCGCCTGCTGTAA
- a CDS encoding phosphate acetyltransferase, with protein MNHDTHAFDDILQQARALGALPMAVAHPCSRESLLGAVEAADNGIATPILVAPQSKLQKTADELDIDLKRFECIDVEHSHAAAEHAVQLVRDGYADILMKGSLHTDEFMSAALARDTGIRTDRRISHVWIMKVDSYPRYLFITDAAVNIEPDLITKRDICQNAIDLTHALGIQQPKVAILAAVETINPDMRSTLDAAALCKMAERGQITGAILDGPLAFDNAISKEAAQSKGIVSAVAGDPDILLVPDLEAGNMLGKQLTYLAQAASAGIVMGARVPMVLTSRADDASGRLASSAIACLLAHQRRAKGGRA; from the coding sequence ATGAACCACGATACCCACGCATTCGACGACATCCTGCAACAAGCCCGCGCGCTGGGTGCGCTGCCGATGGCTGTCGCCCACCCTTGCAGCCGCGAATCGCTGCTCGGCGCCGTGGAGGCCGCCGACAACGGCATCGCCACGCCGATACTGGTGGCGCCGCAATCCAAGCTGCAGAAAACAGCCGATGAGCTGGACATCGACCTCAAACGTTTTGAATGCATAGACGTCGAGCACAGCCACGCCGCCGCCGAGCATGCGGTGCAGCTGGTGCGCGACGGCTACGCCGACATCCTGATGAAGGGCAGCCTGCACACCGACGAATTCATGAGCGCCGCGCTGGCCCGCGACACCGGCATCCGCACCGACCGCCGCATCAGCCACGTCTGGATCATGAAGGTGGACAGCTACCCGCGCTATCTATTCATCACCGATGCCGCGGTCAATATCGAGCCGGACCTGATCACCAAGCGCGACATCTGTCAGAACGCCATCGACCTGACCCACGCGCTGGGCATCCAGCAACCCAAGGTGGCCATCCTGGCGGCGGTGGAAACCATCAATCCCGACATGCGCTCCACCCTGGACGCCGCCGCGCTGTGCAAAATGGCCGAGCGCGGCCAGATCACCGGCGCCATCCTCGACGGCCCGCTGGCCTTCGACAACGCCATCTCCAAGGAAGCCGCCCAGAGCAAGGGCATCGTCTCGGCGGTGGCCGGCGATCCGGACATCTTGCTGGTGCCGGACCTGGAAGCCGGCAATATGCTGGGCAAGCAGCTCACCTACCTGGCCCAGGCCGCCTCGGCCGGCATCGTGATGGGCGCGCGCGTGCCCATGGTGCTGACCAGCCGCGCCGACGACGCCAGCGGCCGCCTGGCCTCCAGCGCCATCGCCTGCCTGCTGGCGCACCAGCGCCGCGCCAAAGGAGGCCGCGCATGA
- the fabI gene encoding enoyl-ACP reductase FabI → MVYQEGQMESIRNILAGKRGLIVGIANENSIAYGCASVLHQLGAQCAVTYLNEKAEKYVRPLAEKLQASVVLPLDVEQPGQLEHVFAEIEKQWGSLDFIIHSIAYCPAEDLHGRVADCSLKGFQQAMHVSCYSFIEMARLAEPLMKNGGSLITMSYYGADKVVENYNIMGPVKAALESVSRYLANDLGPKRIRVHAVSPGPLKTRAASGIAHFDQLIEDAIARAPQNRLVDIEEVGMTCAFLISNAASGLTGQTIYVDGGHHIKA, encoded by the coding sequence ATGGTTTACCAAGAAGGTCAGATGGAAAGCATTCGCAACATCCTCGCCGGCAAACGCGGCCTGATCGTCGGCATCGCCAACGAGAACAGCATCGCCTATGGCTGCGCCAGCGTATTGCACCAATTGGGCGCGCAATGCGCGGTCACCTACCTCAACGAGAAGGCCGAAAAATACGTGCGCCCGCTGGCTGAAAAGCTGCAGGCCAGCGTGGTGCTGCCGCTGGACGTGGAGCAGCCGGGCCAATTGGAGCATGTGTTCGCGGAAATCGAGAAACAGTGGGGCAGCCTGGATTTCATCATCCACTCCATCGCCTACTGCCCGGCCGAAGACCTGCACGGCCGCGTCGCCGATTGCTCGCTGAAGGGCTTCCAGCAGGCGATGCACGTTTCCTGCTATTCATTCATCGAAATGGCGCGCCTGGCCGAGCCGCTGATGAAAAACGGCGGCAGCCTGATCACCATGAGCTATTACGGCGCCGACAAGGTGGTGGAAAACTACAACATCATGGGTCCGGTGAAGGCGGCGCTGGAAAGCGTCAGCCGTTATCTGGCCAACGATCTGGGCCCCAAGCGCATCCGCGTGCACGCTGTCTCCCCCGGCCCGCTGAAAACGCGCGCCGCCTCCGGCATCGCCCATTTCGACCAATTGATAGAGGACGCCATCGCCCGCGCGCCGCAGAACCGCCTGGTCGACATCGAGGAAGTGGGCATGACCTGCGCCTTCCTGATTTCCAACGCCGCCAGCGGCCTGACCGGCCAGACCATCTACGTTGACGGCGGCCATCACATCAAGGCGTAA
- a CDS encoding zinc ribbon domain-containing protein, with translation MPIYEYRCGACGVAKEHLQKLSDAPVAACPACGSADYQKQLSAAGFQLKGSGWYATDFKGGGSASSSSSSESSSSGGHSCGTGSCGGCH, from the coding sequence ATGCCGATCTATGAATATCGTTGCGGCGCCTGTGGCGTCGCCAAGGAACATCTGCAAAAACTGAGCGACGCGCCGGTTGCGGCCTGTCCGGCCTGCGGCAGCGCGGATTACCAGAAGCAGCTGTCCGCCGCGGGTTTCCAGCTGAAGGGCTCGGGCTGGTATGCCACCGACTTCAAGGGCGGCGGCAGCGCTTCATCCAGCTCGTCCAGCGAAAGTTCCTCTTCCGGCGGCCATAGTTGCGGCACCGGCTCCTGCGGCGGCTGCCACTGA
- a CDS encoding DUF502 domain-containing protein → MSVSPKIKMTLKGYLIAGLLIWLPLAITLWVLNLIIGSLDQTLTLLPTEWRPESLFGVHVPGMGVVFAVLVVMGTGMLAANVLGRRLVEFWHGALSRTPVVSSIYNSVKQVSDTLLSDSGNAFKNALLVRWPHQNAWCVAFQTGTPAEEILRHADDGEELVSVYVPTTPNPTSGYFIVVPRSDTRELNMSVDEALKYVISMGVVVPNPPPQAQRPRLNDEHNRQG, encoded by the coding sequence ATGTCGGTGTCTCCCAAGATCAAGATGACGCTGAAGGGCTATCTGATCGCCGGCCTGCTGATCTGGCTGCCGCTGGCGATCACCTTGTGGGTGCTCAATCTCATCATCGGCTCGCTGGACCAGACGCTGACGCTGCTGCCGACCGAATGGCGTCCGGAAAGCCTGTTCGGCGTGCATGTGCCCGGCATGGGCGTGGTGTTCGCCGTATTGGTGGTGATGGGCACCGGCATGCTGGCCGCCAATGTGCTGGGCCGCCGCCTGGTGGAGTTCTGGCATGGCGCGCTGTCGCGCACGCCGGTAGTGAGTTCAATTTACAACAGCGTGAAGCAAGTGAGCGACACGCTGCTGTCCGATTCCGGCAATGCGTTCAAGAACGCGCTGCTGGTGCGCTGGCCGCATCAAAACGCCTGGTGCGTGGCCTTCCAGACCGGCACGCCGGCCGAGGAGATCCTGCGTCACGCCGATGACGGCGAGGAGCTGGTCAGCGTGTATGTGCCGACCACGCCTAACCCGACGTCCGGCTATTTCATCGTGGTGCCGCGCAGCGATACCCGCGAGTTGAATATGAGCGTCGACGAGGCGCTCAAGTACGTCATTTCCATGGGCGTGGTCGTGCCGAACCCGCCGCCGCAGGCTCAGCGTCCGCGTCTGAACGACGAACATAATCGGCAGGGCTAG
- the aspS gene encoding aspartate--tRNA ligase, which translates to MRTDYCGLIDKKYLGQTVTVKGWAHRRRDHGGVIFIDLRDREGLVQVVIDPDTPEAFKLADSSRGEYVLSISGIVRERPAGTANSKMISGEIEILAKEIEILNAAATPPFQIDDENLSENVRLTNRVIDLRRPAMQKNLRLRYKVAMGVRNHLDKQGFIDIETPMLTRSTPEGARDYLVPSRVHPGEFFALPQSPQLFKQLLMVAGFDRYYQITKCFRDEDLRADRQPEFTQIDIETSFLNEDQIMDITETMTKEIFSDVLGVTLPTFPRMTYGDAMFYYGSDKPDMRVSLKFTELTDVMKSEEFKVFRGAADMANGRVVALRVPNGSSFSRKEIDDYTQFVAIYGAKGLAYIKVNDASKPNEEGLQSPIVKFLSADGLKEIIERTGAQNGDIIFFGADKAKVVNEAIGALRIKIGHEHGLDNGYFVKEWRPLWVVDFPMFEHDEEADRWTACHHPFTSPKPGHEDLMETDPANCLARAYDMVLNGWEIGGGSIRIHRAEIQEKVFGALKISPEEQQNKFGFLLDNLKFGAPPHGGLAFGLDRLVTLMCGAESIRDVIAFPKTQRAQCLLTNAPNAVDDKQLRELNLRLRQKAEPTA; encoded by the coding sequence ATGCGTACCGATTACTGCGGACTTATCGACAAGAAATACCTCGGTCAAACCGTGACCGTCAAAGGCTGGGCACACCGTCGCCGCGACCACGGCGGCGTGATCTTCATCGACCTGCGCGACCGCGAAGGCCTGGTGCAGGTGGTGATCGATCCGGACACCCCGGAAGCGTTCAAGCTGGCTGACAGCAGCCGCGGCGAGTACGTGCTGTCCATCAGCGGCATCGTGCGCGAGCGCCCGGCCGGCACCGCCAACAGCAAGATGATCTCCGGCGAGATCGAAATCCTGGCCAAGGAAATCGAAATCCTGAACGCCGCGGCCACGCCGCCGTTCCAGATCGACGACGAGAACCTGTCGGAAAACGTCCGCCTGACCAACCGCGTGATCGACCTGCGCCGCCCGGCGATGCAGAAGAACCTGCGCCTGCGCTACAAGGTGGCGATGGGCGTGCGCAACCATCTGGACAAGCAGGGCTTCATCGACATCGAAACCCCGATGCTGACCCGCTCCACCCCGGAAGGCGCCCGCGACTACCTGGTGCCGTCCCGCGTGCATCCGGGCGAGTTCTTCGCGCTGCCGCAATCGCCGCAGCTGTTCAAGCAGCTGCTGATGGTGGCCGGCTTCGACCGCTACTACCAGATCACCAAGTGCTTCCGCGACGAAGACCTGCGCGCCGACCGCCAGCCTGAATTCACCCAGATCGATATCGAGACCTCGTTCCTGAACGAGGACCAGATCATGGACATCACCGAGACCATGACCAAGGAGATCTTCAGCGACGTGCTGGGCGTGACGCTGCCGACCTTCCCGCGCATGACCTATGGCGACGCGATGTTCTACTACGGCTCCGACAAGCCCGATATGCGCGTTTCGCTGAAGTTCACCGAGCTGACCGACGTGATGAAGTCGGAAGAGTTCAAGGTGTTCCGCGGCGCCGCCGACATGGCCAATGGCCGCGTGGTGGCCCTGCGCGTGCCGAACGGCTCGTCGTTCAGCCGCAAGGAAATCGACGACTACACCCAGTTCGTCGCCATCTACGGCGCCAAGGGCCTGGCCTACATCAAGGTCAACGACGCGAGCAAGCCGAACGAAGAGGGCCTGCAATCCCCGATCGTGAAGTTCCTGTCCGCCGACGGCCTGAAGGAAATCATCGAGCGCACCGGCGCGCAAAACGGCGACATCATCTTCTTCGGCGCCGACAAGGCCAAGGTGGTGAACGAGGCGATCGGCGCGCTGCGCATCAAGATCGGCCACGAGCACGGCCTGGACAACGGCTACTTCGTCAAGGAATGGCGTCCGCTGTGGGTGGTGGACTTCCCGATGTTCGAGCACGACGAGGAAGCCGACCGCTGGACCGCCTGCCACCATCCGTTCACCAGCCCGAAGCCGGGCCACGAGGACCTGATGGAAACCGATCCGGCCAACTGCCTGGCCCGCGCCTACGACATGGTGCTGAACGGTTGGGAAATCGGCGGCGGCTCGATCCGTATCCACCGCGCCGAGATCCAGGAGAAGGTGTTCGGCGCGCTGAAGATCAGCCCGGAAGAGCAACAGAACAAGTTCGGCTTCCTGCTGGACAACCTGAAGTTCGGCGCGCCCCCGCACGGCGGCCTGGCTTTCGGCCTGGACCGTCTGGTGACGCTGATGTGCGGCGCGGAATCCATCCGCGACGTGATCGCCTTCCCCAAGACCCAGCGCGCCCAGTGCCTGCTGACCAACGCGCCGAACGCGGTGGACGACAAGCAGCTGCGCGAGTTGAATCTGCGCCTGCGCCAAAAGGCCGAGCCGACCGCCTGA
- a CDS encoding peroxiredoxin, with protein sequence MAVLVGKQAPFFAGEKTFSAVLGNGEIVDNYSFKQATAGKYAVVFFYPLDFTFVCPSELIAFDHRLADFKAKNVEVIGVSIDSQFTHAAWRNTPVEKGGIGQVGYTLVADIQHELCKAFDVEADGGVAFRGSFLIDKSGVVQHQVVNNLPLGRNVDEMLRMVDALQFTEEHGEVCPAGWNKGKKGMKPSAEGVASYLAENAKDL encoded by the coding sequence ATGGCCGTACTCGTTGGCAAGCAAGCCCCGTTCTTCGCAGGTGAAAAGACTTTCTCCGCCGTGCTGGGCAATGGCGAGATCGTTGACAACTACTCCTTCAAGCAGGCCACTGCCGGCAAGTACGCCGTAGTGTTCTTCTACCCGCTGGACTTCACCTTCGTCTGCCCGTCCGAGCTGATCGCTTTCGATCACCGCCTGGCTGACTTCAAGGCCAAGAACGTGGAAGTGATCGGCGTGTCCATCGACAGCCAGTTCACCCACGCCGCATGGCGCAACACCCCGGTGGAAAAGGGCGGCATCGGCCAAGTCGGCTACACCCTGGTGGCTGACATCCAGCACGAGCTGTGCAAGGCTTTCGACGTTGAAGCCGACGGCGGCGTGGCTTTCCGCGGCTCCTTCCTGATCGACAAGTCCGGCGTGGTGCAGCACCAAGTGGTGAACAACCTGCCGCTGGGCCGCAATGTCGACGAAATGCTGCGCATGGTTGACGCGCTGCAATTCACCGAAGAGCACGGCGAAGTGTGCCCGGCTGGCTGGAACAAGGGCAAGAAGGGCATGAAGCCGTCCGCTGAAGGCGTGGCTTCCTACCTGGCTGAAAACGCCAAGGACCTGTAA
- a CDS encoding MFS transporter, which translates to MPPCSTSRISKLLLPYRGLPISVYIQVLCSFINNVGGMSKLFLPLYLRENYQLPYSQIGLLMAFYGMGTLTGAFKGGSLTDRFDSRKLAVLALSLSGLCMLLLALQLPVWLFMPLLVVSGMADGGFKPINQRLALEPCTPQQRPVAQGMLRVAFNLGVAIAGVTAGFIAVWGYQWIYVANASGTLLAAVWMTWSYLRLGEQTRLRPSQRIGEDADLPGPWRDKPFLRVIASMILVTLVFDQMYVTLGLFLREHYQLGPQWIGYLFTLNGLMVVGLQIPISRRVLRWGVARCIQLGALLTGCGFLWLNAGQGPAWAILMMFTLTLGELLLSPTYSLLVMHRSEGRLRGSYLGLYNAVWSGRTLIAPALGTFLYGHVGGPLLWWLCAAACALSAALQHAPLRAILRPSHPHPLNAGSAKQA; encoded by the coding sequence ATGCCTCCTTGTTCCACATCCAGAATCAGCAAGCTTCTCCTACCCTACCGCGGCCTGCCCATCAGCGTCTACATCCAGGTGCTATGCAGCTTCATCAATAATGTGGGCGGCATGTCCAAGCTGTTTTTGCCGCTCTACCTCAGGGAAAACTATCAGCTTCCCTACAGCCAGATTGGCCTGCTGATGGCTTTCTACGGCATGGGCACGCTCACCGGCGCCTTCAAGGGCGGCAGCCTGACCGACCGCTTCGACAGCCGCAAGCTGGCGGTGCTGGCGCTGAGCCTGTCCGGCCTGTGCATGCTGCTATTGGCCTTGCAGCTGCCGGTATGGCTGTTCATGCCGCTGCTGGTGGTTTCCGGCATGGCTGATGGCGGCTTCAAGCCCATCAACCAGCGGCTGGCGCTCGAGCCCTGCACCCCGCAGCAACGCCCGGTGGCGCAAGGCATGCTGCGGGTGGCCTTCAATCTGGGCGTCGCCATCGCCGGTGTCACCGCTGGCTTCATCGCCGTCTGGGGCTATCAATGGATTTACGTCGCCAACGCCAGCGGGACGCTGCTGGCCGCCGTCTGGATGACCTGGTCTTATCTGCGGCTGGGCGAGCAAACGCGCTTGCGCCCAAGCCAGAGGATAGGGGAAGACGCCGACCTGCCCGGCCCTTGGCGCGACAAGCCCTTTCTGCGGGTCATCGCCTCGATGATCCTGGTCACGCTGGTGTTCGATCAGATGTATGTGACGCTGGGGCTGTTCCTGCGTGAACATTATCAGCTAGGCCCCCAATGGATAGGCTATCTGTTCACCCTCAACGGCCTGATGGTGGTCGGGCTGCAAATTCCGATCAGCCGCCGCGTCTTGCGCTGGGGCGTGGCGCGCTGCATTCAGCTGGGCGCCTTGCTGACCGGCTGCGGTTTTTTGTGGCTGAATGCGGGCCAGGGGCCCGCCTGGGCCATCCTGATGATGTTCACGCTGACCTTGGGTGAGCTGTTGTTGTCTCCCACCTACTCCCTGCTGGTGATGCATCGTTCGGAAGGCCGGCTGCGCGGCAGCTACCTCGGCCTCTACAACGCGGTCTGGAGCGGCCGCACGCTGATCGCGCCCGCGCTCGGCACCTTTCTGTACGGCCATGTCGGCGGTCCGCTGCTGTGGTGGCTATGCGCGGCGGCCTGCGCCCTGAGCGCGGCGCTGCAACACGCTCCGTTGCGCGCCATCCTGCGGCCATCCCATCCGCACCCGCTGAATGCCGGCTCGGCCAAGCAAGCCTGA
- a CDS encoding arylesterase: protein MRSIVCKMLFPLLLLWQLPAFAATVLVFGDSLSAGYGLAPDQGWVSLLAKDLAPRHRVINASVSGETSAGGLSRLPEALASHKPDVLVLELGANDGLRGLPMSAMRHNLQQMINLAKARKIKVLLVGMALPPNYGPRYGAEFRAAYSDLARGNQLAFVPLLVEGFAGDLSAFQPDGLHPRAEKQAAMMRTVKAKLPLK, encoded by the coding sequence ATGCGTTCTATCGTTTGCAAGATGCTCTTCCCCTTGTTGCTGCTGTGGCAGCTGCCCGCCTTCGCCGCGACGGTGCTGGTGTTCGGCGACAGCCTGTCCGCCGGCTACGGCCTCGCGCCCGATCAAGGCTGGGTGTCGCTGCTGGCCAAAGACTTGGCGCCCCGCCACCGGGTGATCAACGCCAGCGTCTCCGGCGAAACCAGCGCCGGCGGCCTGTCGCGGCTGCCTGAGGCGCTCGCCAGCCACAAGCCTGACGTGCTGGTGCTGGAGCTGGGCGCCAACGACGGCCTGCGCGGCCTGCCCATGTCCGCTATGCGCCATAATCTGCAACAGATGATAAATCTGGCCAAGGCGCGCAAGATCAAGGTGCTGCTGGTAGGCATGGCGCTGCCACCCAACTATGGCCCCCGTTACGGCGCCGAGTTCCGCGCCGCCTACAGCGATCTGGCCCGCGGCAATCAACTGGCCTTCGTCCCTCTCCTGGTGGAGGGCTTCGCCGGCGATCTCTCCGCCTTTCAGCCAGACGGACTGCACCCGCGCGCGGAAAAGCAGGCGGCGATGATGCGGACGGTGAAAGCCAAGCTGCCGCTGAAATAA